From a single Pirellulales bacterium genomic region:
- the tssB gene encoding type VI secretion system contractile sheath small subunit, with product MSKESTQHKLDRVRRPRVQITYDVETNGAMVKTELPFVVGALADLSGQPKEKLPPLKQRKVVSIDRDNFNSVLEKAAPRVAIKVDNKITGDGKLGVELNFKHIDDFEPARVAEQVGPLRELLEMRKRLTQLMSKMEGNDKLEELLGQVLNNTDAAKKLAEQLGVEAPKE from the coding sequence ATGTCGAAAGAGAGCACGCAACATAAATTGGACCGCGTCCGCCGGCCGCGCGTTCAGATCACTTACGACGTCGAGACCAACGGCGCGATGGTCAAGACCGAATTGCCGTTCGTGGTTGGCGCGCTGGCGGATCTTTCCGGCCAGCCCAAAGAGAAACTGCCGCCGCTCAAGCAGCGGAAAGTGGTCAGCATCGACCGCGACAATTTCAATAGCGTGCTGGAAAAGGCCGCCCCGCGCGTTGCGATCAAAGTGGACAACAAGATCACTGGCGACGGCAAGCTGGGCGTCGAGCTGAACTTCAAGCATATCGACGATTTCGAGCCCGCCCGCGTGGCCGAGCAAGTCGGCCCGCTCCGCGAGCTGCTCGAAATGCGCAAGCGGCTCACTCAATTGATGAGCAAGATGGAAGGAAACGATAAGCTCGAAGAACTCCTCGGTCAGGTGTTGAACAACACCGACGCCGCGAAGAAGCTCGCCGAACAACTGGGCGTCGAAGCTCCCAAGGAATGA
- a CDS encoding J domain-containing protein, whose protein sequence is MADDFYKTLGIKRDASQADIQKAYRDLARKYHPDLNPNDKTAKEKFQKLQAAFEVLNDPSKRELYDRYGSSFESFAHGGGPRPQGRGAWQAGPAAGAPDIDFSEFFGERYAGDPSAAFGDMFGQFRRAGGGRRAKKGRAPAGADVESQIEIPFQTAVTGGKVDLTLQRPSGQTETISVKIPPGVDEGKKIRLRGQGDSIGGSPAGDLLLTIHVAPHPFFHRRGTDLEVRLPVTLAEAALGAKVDVPTPGGTISLRIPPRTSSGKKLRVKGHGVKTADGPPGDLFAEVLIVLPERIDEAGLEAIKRLDAEQKQSPRADLRW, encoded by the coding sequence GTGGCCGACGACTTTTACAAGACGCTGGGAATCAAGCGCGACGCCTCGCAGGCGGATATTCAAAAGGCGTATCGCGACCTGGCACGCAAATACCATCCGGATCTAAACCCGAACGACAAGACGGCCAAGGAGAAGTTCCAAAAACTACAGGCCGCCTTCGAGGTGCTCAATGATCCGAGCAAGCGCGAGTTGTACGACCGCTACGGCAGTTCGTTCGAATCGTTTGCTCACGGGGGCGGTCCGCGACCACAGGGGCGCGGCGCCTGGCAAGCCGGCCCGGCCGCCGGCGCCCCAGACATCGATTTCAGCGAGTTCTTTGGCGAGCGGTATGCCGGCGATCCGAGCGCCGCGTTTGGCGATATGTTTGGCCAGTTTCGCCGCGCCGGTGGCGGCCGCCGCGCGAAAAAAGGCCGCGCGCCGGCGGGCGCCGATGTCGAAAGCCAGATCGAAATCCCGTTTCAAACGGCGGTCACAGGGGGCAAGGTGGATCTGACGTTGCAACGCCCCTCCGGACAGACCGAAACGATCAGCGTGAAGATCCCGCCGGGTGTCGATGAGGGAAAAAAGATTCGACTCCGCGGGCAAGGGGACTCGATCGGAGGCTCACCGGCTGGAGATTTATTGCTGACGATCCACGTTGCCCCGCACCCGTTCTTCCATCGACGCGGAACAGACCTCGAAGTGCGATTGCCGGTGACGCTCGCCGAAGCGGCGCTGGGAGCGAAAGTCGATGTGCCGACGCCGGGCGGAACCATCTCGCTCCGCATCCCGCCGCGCACCTCGAGCGGAAAAAAACTGCGCGTTAAAGGGCACGGCGTCAAAACAGCCGATGGCCCACCCGGTGATTTGTTCGCGGAGGTATTGATCGTGCTCCCGGAGCGAATCGACGAGGCGGGCCTGGAAGCGATCAAGCGACTTGATGCCGAACAAAAGCAATCCCCAAGAGCCGATCTGCGATGGTGA
- the rnpA gene encoding ribonuclease P protein component, whose product MTSQRFLPQFRLRRPGDFERVYARRRSASDGRMTVCCCENGLPYCRIGLSVSSRVGGAVARNRWKRLLREAFRLRRTEFSVGVDFVAIPRGRAKPDFEWLSEALVRLAKQAAARLAKDVR is encoded by the coding sequence ATGACCAGCCAGCGCTTCTTGCCTCAGTTTCGGTTGCGGCGGCCGGGGGATTTTGAGCGGGTGTATGCGCGGCGACGGTCGGCGTCCGACGGTAGAATGACCGTTTGTTGCTGCGAGAATGGGTTGCCGTATTGTCGGATCGGATTGTCGGTCTCGTCGCGCGTCGGCGGCGCGGTCGCGCGGAATCGCTGGAAGCGGCTGTTGCGCGAAGCATTTCGCCTGCGGCGGACGGAATTCTCGGTTGGGGTGGATTTCGTGGCGATACCGCGCGGGAGAGCCAAACCGGATTTCGAATGGCTGAGCGAGGCATTGGTGCGGCTGGCGAAGCAGGCCGCCGCGCGATTGGCGAAGGACGTGCGATGA
- the yidD gene encoding membrane protein insertion efficiency factor YidD, protein MTWLAKSRSCLKAAPGWLLIAMVRVYQWTLSPLVGRQCRFQPTCSNYFIGAVQKYGAIRGTLKGLARILRCHPFHRGGYDPP, encoded by the coding sequence ATGACGTGGCTCGCGAAAAGTCGGTCGTGCCTGAAGGCCGCGCCGGGATGGCTGCTGATCGCAATGGTCCGGGTTTATCAATGGACGCTCAGCCCGCTTGTGGGACGGCAATGCCGCTTCCAGCCGACGTGCAGCAACTACTTCATCGGCGCGGTGCAAAAATACGGGGCGATTCGCGGCACGCTCAAGGGCCTGGCTCGGATTCTCCGCTGCCATCCGTTCCATCGCGGCGGGTATGATCCACCGTGA
- a CDS encoding tetratricopeptide repeat protein, which produces MSRRKRGNSTELRAAPASRRSGGDVGGAAFIASADARLPQAAASSSRLSTLVCVVLIAGATVAAYHNSLRGPFVFDDSYWIVENPSIRHLWPIWDVLFSERAISYGGRPVVALSLAVNYACGANVWGYHAMNVAIHFLAALTLFGVIRRTLSLPRLRDRFGPAATPLALIATLLWTVHPLQTSAVTYVIQRAETLVSLFYLLIIYCVIRGANASESSSKRSKARYIGAVAAAVLGAATKEVVVTAPAVLLLYDRAFLSGSFRNSLAQRWGLYLALVASWGVTVWGLVSTRLHAGSVGFAVSEFTWWSYLLTQPGVLLHYLRMAVWPSGLALDYGWPRAQTFGEIVPAAALIVGMLGFTFWAVVKRPVLGFLPAAFFLILAPTSSFVPILDAAFDHRMYLALAPVVVLAVSVGYVFLDRRLSRPTATGAQFVVRRWAAPLAALTAILIALCSATIKRNDDFRSDVAIWQDTVDKRPQNARAHNGLGDAFKDQGNTEQALAQYEQALEIKPELSESFLSLLHILSAQDRLDRGIEHARQVLKSQPRNPQAHNNLAGFLAAADRPDEALVQFKQALAIDSDNLDTHIRLADFFFHQGKLDDAIAQYQLILRAQPDAADTRNNWARALAAQGHDAAALAEARRALEIKPDLAPAHLTLADVFAHQGKADEATVELKKALEINPDFAEAHHNLGFLLANRGKTDEAIAHFQRALEIKPDLAEAHNNLAVTLERSGKDDAAIEHFRKAIEIYPRYPEAHNNLGALLSNRGNFDDAITHLRKAIELRPDYDEARKNLDLALQRRDASVLRSSKLLPGLPTSAGKSKSP; this is translated from the coding sequence ATGTCACGTCGCAAGAGAGGCAATTCGACCGAGCTCAGAGCGGCACCAGCTTCGCGGCGGAGTGGCGGCGATGTCGGCGGCGCGGCCTTCATTGCCAGTGCGGACGCTCGGCTGCCTCAAGCCGCGGCTTCATCGAGCCGGTTGTCAACGCTGGTTTGCGTTGTCCTGATCGCGGGGGCGACAGTAGCGGCGTATCACAACAGCCTTCGCGGCCCATTTGTTTTTGACGACAGCTATTGGATCGTCGAGAATCCCTCGATTCGGCATCTTTGGCCGATTTGGGATGTGCTCTTTTCGGAGCGTGCCATTTCGTACGGCGGTCGCCCGGTCGTGGCCCTGAGCCTGGCTGTCAACTACGCTTGCGGCGCCAACGTCTGGGGCTATCATGCGATGAATGTCGCCATTCATTTCTTGGCGGCGTTGACATTGTTCGGCGTGATTCGTCGCACGCTGTCTCTGCCTCGCCTCCGAGATCGCTTTGGCCCCGCGGCAACTCCGCTGGCGCTCATCGCAACGTTGCTTTGGACGGTCCATCCTCTGCAAACTTCAGCGGTCACGTACGTCATTCAGCGTGCTGAAACGCTCGTCAGCCTGTTCTATCTGCTCATTATCTACTGCGTGATCCGTGGGGCGAACGCGAGCGAGAGTAGTTCAAAGCGCAGCAAGGCTAGGTACATTGGCGCCGTGGCGGCAGCGGTGCTCGGCGCGGCGACCAAGGAAGTGGTCGTGACCGCTCCGGCCGTATTGCTGCTCTACGATCGAGCATTCTTGAGCGGATCGTTCCGCAACTCGCTTGCTCAACGCTGGGGCCTGTACTTAGCGCTGGTAGCGAGCTGGGGCGTGACCGTCTGGGGATTAGTTTCAACGCGGCTTCATGCCGGCTCAGTCGGTTTTGCCGTGTCGGAGTTCACTTGGTGGTCGTATTTGCTGACTCAGCCCGGTGTTTTGCTGCATTATCTGCGGATGGCGGTTTGGCCGTCTGGACTCGCATTGGATTACGGCTGGCCACGAGCGCAAACTTTCGGGGAGATCGTGCCGGCAGCGGCGTTGATCGTAGGAATGTTGGGCTTCACTTTCTGGGCGGTCGTGAAACGTCCGGTGCTCGGGTTCTTGCCGGCGGCATTCTTTTTGATCCTGGCGCCGACTTCCAGCTTTGTTCCCATCTTGGATGCGGCCTTCGATCATCGCATGTATTTGGCACTGGCGCCGGTGGTTGTCCTCGCCGTGTCGGTCGGATATGTGTTCTTGGACCGACGCCTATCGCGGCCAACGGCAACCGGCGCGCAATTCGTGGTGCGACGCTGGGCGGCGCCTCTGGCGGCGCTAACAGCGATTTTGATCGCACTCTGCTCAGCGACTATAAAGCGCAACGACGACTTTCGCTCGGACGTGGCGATCTGGCAGGACACAGTCGACAAACGCCCGCAAAACGCGCGCGCCCACAATGGACTTGGCGACGCATTTAAGGACCAGGGAAACACCGAACAGGCGCTTGCTCAATATGAGCAAGCGCTCGAGATCAAGCCGGAACTCAGCGAGTCTTTCTTGAGCCTCCTCCACATTCTTTCGGCACAAGACCGTCTCGATCGGGGAATCGAACATGCTCGCCAGGTTTTGAAGTCTCAGCCCCGGAATCCGCAAGCCCATAACAATCTGGCCGGGTTTCTCGCGGCGGCAGACCGGCCGGACGAGGCTCTGGTTCAATTCAAACAGGCCCTGGCCATTGACTCCGACAACCTCGACACTCATATCAGACTCGCCGACTTTTTCTTTCATCAAGGAAAGTTGGACGACGCCATTGCTCAATACCAGCTCATTTTGCGAGCGCAGCCCGACGCCGCGGACACACGAAACAATTGGGCTCGCGCGCTGGCCGCTCAAGGTCACGACGCTGCCGCTCTCGCCGAAGCCCGGCGGGCATTGGAAATCAAGCCCGATCTTGCCCCCGCCCATCTGACCCTTGCCGATGTTTTCGCGCACCAAGGCAAAGCTGACGAGGCAACCGTCGAATTGAAAAAGGCACTGGAAATCAACCCGGATTTCGCTGAGGCGCACCACAATTTGGGCTTCCTGCTAGCGAATCGAGGCAAAACGGATGAGGCGATCGCGCATTTCCAGAGGGCCTTGGAAATCAAGCCCGATCTTGCCGAAGCTCACAACAATCTGGCCGTCACTTTGGAGAGATCGGGCAAGGACGACGCGGCCATCGAGCATTTCCGCAAGGCGATCGAGATCTACCCGCGATACCCCGAGGCTCATAACAACCTAGGAGCGCTCTTGAGCAATCGCGGCAACTTCGACGACGCGATTACCCATTTGCGCAAGGCCATTGAATTGCGACCGGATTACGACGAAGCCCGCAAAAATCTCGACCTCGCTCTCCAGCGGCGGGATGCTAGCGTTCTCCGTTCCAGCAAATTGCTTCCTGGGCTGCCCACTTCCGCGGGAAAATCGAAGTCGCCTTGA
- a CDS encoding flagellar basal body P-ring protein FlgI, translating to MKPFDADLLSHLGRREFLVCGSLLFLAGCVAPAVRSQSPEDAEMASIEKQVRLIEAVAVPFGMNYVSAEGPALIVGLKNTGSDPPPDPKRAELLADMKARGVVNPNTVLASPSTSLVWVKVFLPPGAQKGDPLDITVRVPPQSETTSLWGGWLMEARLKEKALLMDNQVHDGHVLAIGEGPLLVDPPGSADDKASQLRALVLGGARVLRDRNLGLSIKDADKSVFLSKQIGDALNRRFHTFAHGTQQGVATPKTDTFIELQMHPRYKHNLPRYIRVVRSVAIHETPTEQIGRLKLLEKQLLDAVTCETAALRLEALGKDGMPVLKIGMKSSDPEVRFYSAEALAYLDDASSAKPLADAARNIPAFRAYALTALSSLNDVESSDELRALLDVPSAETRYGAFRALWGMNERDPLVRGENLGGKFNYCVLNTAGPPMIHVTRSFRAEVVMFGPGQVLALPVSLEAGKSIVINGRDADQVTVSRFAVGEADQKRVVSNQVDDVIRAIVELGGDYPDVVQFLQQAKANRALSCRLEVDALPNPDRHFDRERGEAATAGSDDPNYQVTTPLPNLFSNSAPK from the coding sequence ATGAAGCCTTTTGACGCGGACTTATTATCTCACCTCGGCCGCCGCGAATTCCTCGTCTGCGGGAGCTTGTTATTTCTGGCGGGCTGCGTGGCTCCTGCGGTCCGATCGCAGAGCCCGGAAGACGCGGAAATGGCGTCGATCGAAAAGCAAGTCCGCTTGATTGAGGCGGTTGCCGTGCCGTTCGGGATGAATTACGTGAGCGCGGAAGGTCCGGCGTTGATTGTCGGCCTGAAGAACACCGGCAGCGATCCGCCGCCGGATCCGAAACGGGCCGAACTCCTGGCCGACATGAAGGCCCGCGGCGTTGTGAACCCAAATACCGTGCTGGCCTCACCGAGTACGTCTCTGGTTTGGGTCAAGGTGTTCTTGCCGCCAGGCGCCCAGAAGGGAGACCCGCTCGACATCACCGTGCGCGTGCCCCCTCAAAGCGAAACGACGAGTCTCTGGGGTGGCTGGCTGATGGAGGCGCGGCTCAAGGAAAAGGCCTTGTTGATGGACAATCAGGTTCACGATGGTCACGTGCTGGCGATCGGCGAGGGACCGCTGTTGGTCGATCCGCCCGGTTCGGCCGACGACAAGGCCTCGCAACTTCGGGCCCTCGTGCTCGGCGGTGCGCGAGTGCTCAGGGACCGCAATCTCGGGCTATCGATCAAGGATGCGGACAAGTCGGTCTTTCTGAGCAAGCAGATCGGCGATGCGCTCAATCGGCGCTTTCATACATTCGCACATGGAACTCAACAGGGCGTCGCCACGCCGAAGACCGACACGTTCATCGAGCTGCAAATGCACCCGCGGTACAAGCACAACTTGCCGCGCTACATTCGCGTGGTCCGATCGGTCGCGATTCACGAAACTCCTACGGAACAAATCGGCCGGCTGAAGTTGCTCGAGAAGCAATTGCTCGACGCCGTCACATGCGAAACCGCCGCGCTGCGGCTGGAAGCGCTCGGCAAAGATGGCATGCCGGTGCTCAAAATCGGCATGAAATCGAGCGACCCCGAGGTGCGGTTTTACTCGGCCGAAGCGCTGGCGTATCTCGACGACGCCTCGTCGGCCAAGCCGTTGGCCGACGCGGCCCGCAACATCCCAGCCTTTCGGGCGTATGCGCTCACTGCCCTCAGCTCGCTCAACGACGTTGAATCGAGCGACGAACTCAGGGCCTTGCTCGACGTGCCGAGCGCCGAAACTCGCTATGGGGCCTTCCGCGCGCTGTGGGGCATGAACGAGCGCGATCCGCTGGTGAGGGGAGAGAACCTCGGCGGCAAGTTCAACTACTGCGTGCTCAACACGGCCGGGCCGCCGATGATCCACGTCACTCGCAGCTTCCGGGCAGAGGTCGTGATGTTCGGGCCGGGGCAGGTGCTGGCGCTGCCCGTGTCGCTCGAGGCGGGCAAGTCGATCGTGATCAACGGCCGCGATGCCGATCAGGTCACCGTGAGTCGATTCGCCGTCGGCGAGGCCGACCAAAAACGGGTCGTCTCGAACCAAGTGGACGACGTGATCCGGGCGATTGTCGAACTGGGAGGCGACTATCCCGACGTGGTGCAATTCCTCCAACAAGCGAAGGCCAACCGCGCCCTGTCCTGTCGACTGGAAGTCGACGCGCTGCCCAACCCCGATCGCCATTTCGATCGGGAACGCGGCGAGGCGGCGACCGCCGGCAGCGACGATCCGAACTATCAAGTGACCACGCCACTCCCGAACCTGTTCTCGAATTCCGCTCCGAAATAG
- the smc gene encoding chromosome segregation protein SMC, which produces MLKALELVGFKSFADKTRFEFPQGITVVVGPNGSGKSNVVDAIKWVLGEQSVKSLRGKEMADVIFNGSATRKPLNTAETTLVFDNSDGRLPIDAPEVHISRRVYRSGEGEYLINRQPSRLRDIRDLFAGTGAATEAYSVIEQGKVDVLLQASPRDRRVIFEEAAGISRFKAKKIEALRRLDRVEQNLLRLSDIVDEVEGRLRTVRQQASKARRYKELADRLQELRIQVGWADWRQLTERLTAAEAEIASLRDEAQSANSQAETIEARALELETEMAELDRLIRTSEARITENRERLAALESTIEHERSYTRDLDEQSARHRQHLASLNVRVGDVEGQMQAAVEAAADAQERQRQASSRLADHERALTALTAQLDQVRNENEQRRVSFLAETRAAATLTTEIGSLESQLARAESARETCRAQQAGLENRRRLLQTELADLEARQRQLADQFGSRAAALTAAQNQLIEGRRRQTQRQKELAKWRERRAAAAERSRVLTELENRLEGVGAGVREVLALAKTDATGPFARVRGMLADLLNVDVQFARFIELALGEKAQHLVVSPAEPLLAFLAAETRSFQGRVGFLMLGKGQHEPGDSAFEGREGVIGRAERFVQVAPEYRPLIGRLLDRTWIVASLAQALRLAPLAQSGTQFVSLGGEMLLADGTLTVGPLQAASGLISRRSELRALAQQIAEFDKCIREVEGVLASLENQLARQDVAVVDLTSEHQRAAEAFAEGRMQLSAAAQQHTQLEQQIAALVTSRAAAEREWETISASLAAARARLDERQASLAQAESRISDNVRRIAELDEGREIRNRETMAAKVELARSEQQLEHLRAQLRQFEQDRRERHGAIADGQEQLAHCVGRIRESEERILTAECQLAELYLRKEAMSGETVALNNRRESLRQERTTAADEAQRHRARVRKLDEKLHKRELIAGELNHERGVLVDRLREDYGIELNNLSEPTAEESRERAVVEEEIADLRRKLANIGNVNLDSLHEADELEARFASLSTQFQDLTKAKSSLQQIVGKINADSRRLFAETLETVKGHFQELFRKLFGGGQADIVLEEGTDILDTGIEIVARPPGKEPRNISLLSGGEKTLTCVALLLAIFRSRPSPFCVLDEVDAALDEANTERFVGVLTEFLAWTRFIVVTHSKKTMTAANTLYGITMQESGVSKRVSVRFEDVRENGEIREDVVAAPDRPAANDDSDQRRAA; this is translated from the coding sequence ATGCTGAAGGCCCTGGAACTTGTCGGATTCAAGAGCTTCGCCGACAAAACTCGGTTTGAGTTTCCCCAGGGGATCACGGTCGTAGTCGGTCCCAACGGCTCGGGGAAATCAAACGTCGTCGACGCCATCAAGTGGGTGCTCGGCGAACAAAGCGTCAAGAGCCTGCGCGGCAAGGAGATGGCCGACGTCATCTTCAACGGCTCCGCCACGCGCAAGCCGCTGAATACCGCCGAGACGACGCTCGTCTTCGACAATTCGGACGGCCGGCTGCCGATCGATGCCCCTGAAGTCCATATTTCGCGGCGAGTTTATCGCAGCGGCGAAGGGGAGTATCTCATCAATCGCCAGCCGAGCCGGCTTCGCGACATTCGCGATCTGTTCGCGGGCACCGGCGCGGCGACCGAGGCCTATAGCGTCATCGAGCAGGGAAAGGTCGACGTGCTGCTGCAAGCCTCGCCGCGCGATCGGCGCGTGATCTTCGAGGAGGCGGCCGGCATCAGCCGTTTCAAGGCGAAGAAAATCGAAGCCCTGCGACGGTTGGACCGTGTCGAGCAGAATTTGCTCCGGTTGTCTGACATCGTCGACGAAGTGGAAGGCCGGTTGCGCACAGTTCGCCAACAAGCCAGCAAAGCGCGGCGGTACAAGGAGCTTGCCGATCGCCTTCAAGAGCTGCGGATCCAAGTCGGTTGGGCCGACTGGCGACAGTTGACCGAGAGACTTACCGCTGCGGAGGCCGAAATCGCCTCGCTTCGCGACGAGGCGCAATCCGCGAACTCACAGGCCGAAACGATTGAAGCCCGGGCGCTCGAGCTGGAAACGGAGATGGCCGAACTCGATCGGCTGATCCGCACGAGCGAGGCGCGAATTACCGAGAATCGCGAGCGGTTGGCCGCGCTCGAATCGACCATCGAGCATGAGCGGTCGTATACCCGTGATCTGGACGAGCAGTCCGCGCGGCATCGACAGCATTTGGCCTCGCTCAACGTCCGCGTCGGCGACGTGGAAGGTCAGATGCAGGCCGCCGTGGAAGCCGCCGCGGACGCCCAAGAGCGGCAGCGGCAGGCTAGTAGTCGACTGGCCGACCACGAACGAGCGCTCACCGCGCTCACCGCCCAACTCGACCAAGTCCGCAATGAGAACGAGCAGCGCCGCGTCTCCTTTCTCGCCGAGACCCGAGCGGCCGCGACGCTGACGACGGAGATCGGCTCGCTCGAATCGCAACTGGCTCGCGCGGAATCGGCGCGTGAGACCTGCCGAGCCCAACAGGCCGGACTCGAGAATCGACGGCGTCTCCTCCAGACCGAATTGGCCGATCTCGAGGCGCGCCAGCGTCAATTGGCGGACCAATTTGGCTCACGAGCCGCGGCACTAACGGCGGCGCAAAACCAGCTCATCGAAGGCCGCCGCCGCCAGACGCAGCGGCAGAAGGAATTGGCGAAATGGCGCGAGCGCCGCGCCGCGGCCGCCGAGCGGTCCCGAGTGCTTACCGAGCTGGAAAATCGCCTCGAAGGCGTCGGCGCCGGAGTTAGGGAAGTGCTGGCGCTGGCCAAGACCGACGCGACGGGGCCGTTTGCACGGGTTCGCGGAATGTTGGCCGATCTGCTCAATGTCGATGTTCAATTCGCGCGGTTCATTGAACTCGCGCTTGGCGAAAAGGCCCAGCATCTCGTGGTCTCACCGGCCGAGCCCTTGCTGGCGTTCCTGGCCGCCGAGACGCGAAGCTTTCAGGGCCGCGTTGGTTTCTTGATGCTCGGCAAGGGGCAACACGAACCCGGGGATTCCGCATTCGAAGGACGCGAAGGTGTGATCGGGCGGGCCGAACGCTTTGTCCAAGTCGCGCCAGAATATCGGCCGCTGATCGGCCGGCTTCTCGATCGGACTTGGATCGTCGCCAGCCTGGCACAGGCCTTGCGGCTCGCTCCCTTGGCACAATCGGGAACGCAATTTGTATCGCTCGGGGGCGAAATGCTCCTGGCCGACGGCACACTCACGGTCGGCCCCTTGCAAGCCGCCAGCGGCCTCATCTCGCGGCGAAGCGAACTGCGGGCACTCGCGCAGCAGATCGCTGAATTCGACAAATGCATTCGAGAAGTCGAAGGCGTTCTCGCCAGCCTGGAAAACCAATTGGCCCGGCAAGATGTCGCCGTCGTCGACCTGACGAGCGAACACCAGCGGGCTGCTGAAGCGTTCGCCGAGGGCCGGATGCAGCTCAGCGCCGCCGCACAGCAGCACACGCAATTGGAACAGCAGATCGCGGCTCTCGTCACGTCTCGCGCCGCGGCCGAGCGCGAATGGGAAACGATCTCGGCATCGCTCGCCGCGGCCCGTGCCCGGCTTGACGAACGGCAGGCGTCGTTGGCTCAAGCGGAATCGCGGATCAGCGATAATGTCCGGCGAATCGCCGAACTCGACGAGGGACGCGAGATTCGTAATCGAGAGACGATGGCAGCCAAAGTGGAATTGGCCCGCAGCGAGCAACAACTCGAGCATCTCCGCGCCCAATTGCGGCAGTTCGAACAGGATCGCCGCGAGCGGCATGGAGCCATAGCCGACGGCCAGGAGCAACTGGCGCATTGCGTCGGCCGTATTCGCGAATCGGAAGAGCGGATTCTCACTGCGGAATGCCAATTGGCCGAGCTATATCTCCGCAAAGAAGCGATGAGCGGCGAGACCGTCGCCCTGAACAATCGCCGCGAGTCCTTGCGGCAGGAGCGGACGACCGCCGCGGATGAAGCCCAGCGGCACCGCGCGCGAGTTCGAAAACTTGACGAAAAACTGCACAAGAGAGAATTGATCGCCGGCGAATTGAACCATGAGCGGGGCGTCCTCGTCGATCGCCTTCGCGAGGATTACGGCATCGAACTCAATAATCTGAGTGAGCCGACGGCGGAAGAATCGCGCGAGCGAGCGGTCGTCGAAGAGGAAATTGCCGATCTGCGCCGGAAACTGGCCAATATCGGCAACGTGAATCTCGATTCGCTGCACGAGGCCGACGAGCTGGAAGCCCGCTTCGCCTCGCTTTCGACGCAGTTTCAAGACCTGACCAAGGCCAAATCGTCTTTGCAGCAGATCGTCGGCAAGATCAACGCCGACAGCCGCCGCCTCTTCGCCGAGACGCTCGAGACTGTGAAAGGCCATTTTCAAGAGTTGTTCCGCAAGCTGTTCGGGGGGGGCCAGGCCGATATCGTGCTTGAAGAAGGGACTGACATCCTGGACACCGGGATCGAGATCGTCGCCCGACCGCCCGGCAAGGAGCCGCGGAACATTTCGCTCTTAAGTGGCGGCGAAAAGACGCTTACCTGCGTGGCGCTGCTGTTGGCGATCTTCCGCAGCCGGCCCAGCCCGTTCTGCGTGCTCGATGAAGTCGACGCGGCGCTCGACGAAGCGAATACCGAGCGGTTCGTTGGCGTGCTGACGGAATTCCTCGCCTGGACACGTTTCATCGTGGTGACGCACTCGAAGAAGACGATGACCGCGGCCAATACGCTCTACGGCATCACGATGCAGGAATCAGGCGTCTCGAAGCGCGTCTCGGTGCGGTTCGAGGACGTCCGTGAAAACGGCGAGATTCGCGAGGACGTCGTCGCCGCGCCGGATCGCCCCGCTGCGAATGACGATTCTGACCAGCGGCGCGCGGCTTAG
- a CDS encoding helix-turn-helix domain-containing protein gives MKVFTTGQVAKICKVAPRTVSKWFDSGRLRGYRIPGSQDRRIPREYLIKFLKEHGMPLGDLEDEAMAKVLVVGQDQVLIENLKRQLPVERSFKIAVAASGFEAGIQAESFHPDCIIVDFSIGRVEALQICQNLRRNPEYAETILIALLPDDGSSTSFDRSSINETFKKPFDVALLAERLRTLIGARKELV, from the coding sequence ATGAAGGTCTTCACAACCGGACAGGTCGCAAAGATCTGTAAAGTGGCCCCGCGCACCGTCAGCAAATGGTTCGATTCCGGTCGGCTCCGCGGCTATCGAATCCCCGGCTCGCAAGACCGGCGGATTCCCCGCGAGTATCTGATCAAGTTCCTCAAAGAACACGGAATGCCGTTAGGCGATCTCGAAGATGAAGCGATGGCCAAAGTGCTGGTCGTCGGCCAGGACCAGGTCCTGATCGAGAACCTCAAGCGGCAGCTCCCCGTGGAACGCTCGTTCAAGATCGCAGTTGCCGCCAGCGGTTTTGAGGCCGGCATCCAAGCCGAGAGCTTCCATCCGGACTGCATCATTGTCGATTTCTCTATCGGTCGCGTCGAAGCGTTGCAGATTTGCCAAAATCTGCGCCGCAATCCCGAGTATGCCGAGACGATCCTGATCGCCCTGCTGCCGGACGACGGCAGCTCGACGAGCTTCGATCGTTCGAGTATCAACGAAACGTTCAAAAAGCCGTTCGACGTGGCCCTGTTGGCCGAGCGTCTGCGGACCTTGATCGGCGCCCGCAAGGAACTGGTCTAA